The Sulfuricurvum sp. DNA segment GTTACCATCCGAGTAGAGGCGAGTGCTGTCTCTGAATCATCAACAAATATTACTAACGGCATCTTAAACTCCTTTATTTTTGATAGATTAATGTGGAATCAATTTTTTTTGCCGTAAAGACCGAAGTAATACGGCTCATATACTCTGCATGACCAAGTAAAACATACCCGCCGATGTTAAGCATATCATAAAATGTCATTGCGACTTCTTTACGACTCGCATCATCAAAATAGATGAGCATATTTCGAGAGAAGATAATATCAAATTTTCCCAGTTGACGCATATGATTTTTATCAAATACGTTAGCAACTTTAAAGTCAACCGTTCCATGCAAATCTTTGATCAGATCATACCCAAATGGATGTTTTTTAAAATATTTTGCCAATATGGATGAGGGGACCGCATGAACCGAACGCTCCGAATATTTAGCAGCATTTGCTTTAGCAATGACATTGGAATCAATATCAACCCCCACCACCTCGATATCGCGCTCTTCGATCAAACACCCCTCTTCAAGCAAATGTAAAATCACCGAATAAGGCTCCTCTCCGGTGGAACACGGTGCACATAATATCCGTATCGAAGATGGTTTTTCTCTACTCTCATGCAGTTCCGGCAAAATACGGTTTACCAGTACTTCAAACTGCTCCTTTTCACGATAAAAATAGGTCTCATTGACAGTAACAGCATTCATAAGCGCTTGAAACTCATGCCCCTCTTTATCCTCAAAACGGAGTGTGTAAAAATATTTTCGAAAAGAGTCTGCTTTGATAACTTTAGCACGGGTATCGATGTATTTGGCAAGCTTCTCAAAATGTTTTTCAGCTTCTAAAAATATCCCCGTTTTACGGTAGATATATTCAGACATTTTGGTAAAATCGACACCCGTTAAAAGATAACCCATCTGACTACCCCCGAATCGCTTTTATCGTGGTATCCACGGCAAAATCAATATAGGGATCATGAAAACGTTCTTTGATACTCTCCAGCAATGGGATATCTCCAATCTCTCCAATCTCCGATAAATAGTCAACTGCTGTCGAAGCGACATTGATATCAAGCTCACTTTCTAATAGCTCCACAAGCATCTCACGCGATTCCGCAAAATTGACATCGCCCAAAACATTGATCGCAAAAATCCGAAGATCCCGATCATCTCCGATCAAAAACTTAACAATGTAATATCGTATTGCCTCCCCATAGCTTTGAAGAGTCGTAATTCCAAGATTTCGGATATAGGCATTACGAACGCTCAACAGCCCCATGATTGCCTCAATCGGTGCACGATCAGGTTCCATTGCAGTGAGAAGCGAGGAGATATAACTCGCCATATCTTTATCGATACGAGGATCATCGCTCATTAAGCTAACGAGCTTTATCCCACCTCCCTCAAAAAGTGCAATATTATCGGTAGCATAACGCTGTGCATCCAAATCTCCTGCACTCTCTTGGTAAAACCTAATGGCATCCTCAAGAGATACTAAGTCAGGAAATTTTTGAGCTACCGGTGCAGTATGTTTTTTTATTAATGCCATTACATCTCCCTTTAGCGTAGTATTTGCAAAGAGCGTACTATTTTTGGAAATGGAAGCTGCTGGGACACGCCACCACGTTCAAACGCCTCTTTTGGCATACCGTATACGGTTGCCGTCTCTTCGCTCTCACCAATCGTAAATCCACCCGCTTTTTTGATTTTTACCATCCCATCAGCTCCATCATCTCCTATACCGGTTAACAATACCGCTGTAATCTGATCACCGGAAAAGACATTGAGGGCACCCTCAAACATCTCATCAACACTGGGCTGAAAATAGCGGTTATTTTTATTTTTCTCTTCTCGAACAACTATTTTTCCGGTCACTTTTTTGGCAAAATGGAGATGAACCCCTCCTCGTGCTAAAAAGATCACCCCATTCGCAAGCTCCAAGTGATCCTTTGTCTCCACAACAGGGAGTGTGCTTACCCGATCAAGACGTGTCGCGAATGCAGCAGTAAACTGCTCCGGCATATGCTGAACAACACAAACCGCATAGGGAAATCCGGCAGGAAGTGCCACACAAATTTTCTCAATCAGTCCCGGTCCTCCCGTAGAAGCACCAATAAGCAATACTTTCGTGACCTCATCCGAAACAGCATGCGTTCCACGCACTTTTTCCCTAACACTCAGCGGACGTTCTCTTTGAATCGGGCGGCGAGCAACCGATTTGAGTCTGCGGGGAGGGATACGGCTGAGAGACTTAACTTTAGAGAGTATATCTTCTCTGTTTTCATTTCTTCCGACATTCATCGTCCCCGGTTTTGCAATATAGTCAACCGCTCCCGCATCGAGTGCTTCCATTGTAATCCCTGCACTCTCTGTGGTGAGCGAACTAATCATCAAAATGGGTGTTGGACGTTCCTCCATAATACGTCGAACCGCTGTAAGTCCATCGGTAACGGGCATATTGATATCCATTGTGATAACATCATACTGCGTCTCTATCGCCATCTTGATCGCCTCTTCACCGTTACGGGCTGTATGAATTTCAAAATCAAGTTCCGCAATAATCTCACTGAGCTGTTTACGAACCAATGCGGAATCATCCGCGATCAACACTTTTTTCATCTCTCAACTCCGATCAGTTTTGAGATCTCTTTATTAAATAATAATATCAACCGCTCTCCATTATTGAGACTTAATACATTCGAAAATATCGATTCACCACTCTCATCGGGATGTATTTCCGATTCACGGATTCCTAATACATCACTCACGCTGTTAACAAAAAATCCAATATTTCCCTGACATATCATAATTTTTTGATCATGATCGATAAATGGATTTATTCCCAGTCGCTTATAAAGTGATCCTATAGTGATGATTTGTCCTCGTATATTAATCACCCCTTCTACTAAATCGGGTCCATTAAACACGGGAGTTAAAGGTATCCTATCAATAATCTCCGCTACCTCTTCAATTGGAAAAGCATACTCCTCTTCCCCAAGTGTAAAGATCACTACTTCCATAATCTCTTTATTTCTTTCATCATCCACATGACTGCCATTCAGAGGAATAAACTCTTCATTTCGCGCAATTAAGGTATCAACCAATTCAGCTCCTATCAGCGAAATTATCTCCTCTTTGTATCGGGCAACCCCTGCAATATGATTCTCATCATCATTGCGTAGATCAAGTTCACTATTACTAAACTCACGGATATCGACAATCTCATCAACAATGGTCCCTAATGTTTTTCCATTACGTTCCAAGATTATTATTCGATTTTTATCATTTGATTGCGTCTCATACTGAAAATAGCGGCGCAAATCAGCCACTAAAATCAACTCTTCACGGAGTGAAATCATCCCCTCTATCTCAAAATTAGCACCGAGAATAGGCGTTATAGGCGTATTAGTATTGAGGATTTCAGAGAGTTGATCAATCTTAATCGCATACTCTTCATTTCCCATTCTAAATACGACATAGCGTTGATAATCATCCTCTCTCGATGATTGGATTGCATCAAATCTTTTTTTATCCCCTACAGAGCGCGGCATAGCTCCCACTTTTTGTATACGGTGCAATGCAGCTTCTATATCCACTACTTGAATCAGCTCATCATTTACGTGGACAATTGCCAGTATACAATCGTCGCTATTATCAGCATATTCAACAGATGAGGGTTCAACCGAAACCGAAACACTCACCTCATCTACCAAAAAAGCAATACCGTGAAAAGGTCCATTCAAAGTAATAATCCGATTTTTAGCCTCTACACCGCTGCAAGGGGTAAATCCCAAAAGTCTATTCAAATCCAACAGTGTTGAAATATTACCCCCAACAACACATAATCCACACACCTCTATAGGACTTAATACCAAAGGAGAAATATCAGGCACACGAAGAATTTGCTCAATAAATACCGTAGAAAGTCCAAAAGGATTTCCTGCGTGCCGTATGATCAATATTTCTTCGATAGGCATCAAACTTTATCCTTGTTGAAGCTCGTCTGCCATAACGGCAAGCTCCTCAACACCCTCAGAGATATGATTCACTGTTTCAATGATAAGTTCACTTGCTTTACGAGATTCTTGCGCATTACGAGCAGATAGCTCTACTGCTTTTTGAATTTCGCTGATACCGATAAGACCTTGGTTCAACCCTTCAATATTTTGATCGTTTATTGATTTAAGTCCGGTAAAACGATCCAATAAATCAACCAACATGGCTGTGATTTTGTCAATTTCAGTAACAAGGGCAGTAATTTGTTCCTTTTCTAGCTCTTGATTAACCAGAAGCTTTAACCATTCTGTGCGAACTGTATCGATCTCTGCATTCATCGATTCGATAGTATCGTTAATTTTTTCGGTATTACTCTCAGAATCTTTAGCAAGATTACGGATATCGCTACTTACAACCGCAAACCCTTTCCCAAAATCCCCTGCTCGTGCGGCTTCAATCGATCCACTAATTGCCAACATATTAAGCTGAACAATACTTTTAGAGATACTGCCGACCGTTTTATCCACATTTCGGGTCTCTTTAATAATAACATTAAGCTCACTGCTCGCACTTCCACCTTCATTCATTGAGGCGGTAAAATCATCTCCTATCCCTATTATTTGACCTTTTACATCGGCAAACGATATTTTAAGCAAATCAAAATTTCGGCGGACGATTTCTATCAGTTTAGCGATATCTTTGGAGGCTGAAACACCGCTTTCAAATAACTCTTTATTGGCTATGGCACTATGATTTGTCGCTTGCGATGCCGATTCGATTTGATTGAGTCCCGTCGTTACCTCTTTGAGTGACATTTGAATATCTTCCATTGAAGAGCTGATCGCATCAGCAGAAGCTGCAATCTCTTCGGCGGATTTCATCGTATCGGTAGAATATTTGAGTTCTTCAGAGAGATTGTTGAGTTCTTTAATATCCTCTTCGGTTTGTATCAAAGAATTACTCTGCATCTCGATACTGTTTAATGTTTTTTCAACCGATTTAGCAATCTCACCCGATGCATCAGCAATCTCTTTTGAACCATCATTGATAAAAGTAATCGAATTGCTCAAGCTTTGTGTATACCCGCTCATAGAGCGTGCTGATTCAACCGAATAGGTAGCGATTTTGGTCAGCTCTTCCATTTTTTGACTAAGTGCACTTCCGCGACCACCCGTTTGTTCTATAATATTAGTAGTTCTATTAATACTTTTAATGATTCCATCGATACTCTCTTGGATTTTGTTAACCAAACGGGAGATAAACTCAGCATTTTTTTCCGATTCTCCCGCGAGTGCACGTGTCTCATCCGCTACGACAGCAAACCCTTTACCGTGTTCTTTTGCTCGACTCGCTTCAATAGCGGCATTAAGAGCTAACAGATTTGTTTGGTCAGCAATTTTGGCAATAAAACCAACCGCTTCACCAATATTTTCGGACGACAGCTTTAACTCTTCCGATTTTTTAGAAGAGACTTTCGCAACATGAACTGCTTTTGCCATACGATCAACGGAGGCATTAATCGTGCCAACTGAACTCACTATATTCTCACCTGCTGCCAGCGTAGAGCTAATAACTGTATCAATACTGCTCGTCATACGGGTTATATTGGAGCTAATAGCTCGAACATTTTTAAGAGCTTGTTCACTCGCTCCGCTGTTCTCTTCCGCTGCAGTCGCGATTTGCTCCATGGAGCTTTTGAGCTGTTCAATCGCACTAACGCTCTCTTGCGCATTGTCCAAAATAGTTGTGGCAATCCCAGCTATACTCTCTGAAATTTGTTGTTGTTTTGCTAACGTCCGCTGCCGTCGTTTTTCGGGTCCTACACTTCCATTCATCGATAAAGATGCACTATCTGATCTTCTTACTAATGCCATGTTATTTCCTCCGTTACTTATTCAAACGCCATCGAAAAGCACTTTCGATTGGCAACTCGGCTAAAACACTGAATTTACTTTATTCCCAATTGGCATATAATGCCTCAGCTTTTTTTATCTCATCGCGCGTAGGCTTAATCCGAATAGAGGCATATTTAATATTTCCATTTTTATCGATAGAACGCATTACAGTCGCATATACCCAATAAAATCCTCCCCCTTTACGGGCATTTTTAACCATACCGGTCCAAAACCCTTTTTCTTGGATATCGTGCCACAATGATCTAAACGCAGCTCGTGGCATATCAGGATGACGAATCACGTTATGCGGTTGCCCTACCAAATCATCCTTACCCCATCCCGCAACGTTGTAGAACGAGTCGTTTGCATAAGTGATGATCCCTTTCTCATCGGTTTCACTCAAAAGATAGAGCTCATCATACATCACCTCTCCATCATCCATAAACATTAACCTATTGTTCTGAGTTTTTTCCTCGGGTTTAACCATTATTTTTCCCTCCATTAAGAGACTTAGCCATATGTAGCTTAACGTTAGATTTCTAAATATACACTGAATAGAACATTATTTATTCTTATTGTCATTTTAAACGCCAACGGGGATAAAGGTCTGATTTGTCATAATGTCAACTCAAAAATTTGAACCCGTATTCTCTTAACTAAAGTACCCTTGTATGAAACTATTATTCTCTCTTTATCTCTCTATCGCTTCTCTGCTAGCCCTCGAAGTCGGAAACGGGAAAAGTATCCTTATCCCCACTACTGCCGCCATTGGTTACATACAAGAGGGAAATTCTACCTTTCCACTTCTCCCTCATCCACTCTCTCTTACCCAAGGATTTGCTATAGTCCCCATCGATTACTATACCCATCCGACACTTGATACCCTCACATGGGTAACCTCTGATGATAATCTCTCTATCGAACTGAATATCATTAATGCCCCCTATCCTATTGAAGTTCTCACCGTAGATAACTCAAAAGTCTCCCCGCCCACTGAAGTGCTTCAACGAATTGCCGAAGAGAAAGCTGAAGCCGAAAAAATCTATAACACGATAACATCCGCGCGTTATTGGAATAAACCTTTCATCCGCCCGCTAGATTCGAATACAACGAGCGAATACGGCTCTGCACGCACCTATAACGGCACACTAAAAAGCTATCACGGAGGGGTTGATTTTAGGGCACGCACCCCTTTGCCGATTCTTGCAACCAATGCTGGAGTTGTCGTATTGGCAAAAGATCGTTACTATGCAGGGGGGACGGTTATCATCGATCATGGAGAGGGGTTATACAGTTGTTATTTTCACATGAGCCGATTTGATGTCAAAGTGGGAGATAGGATAGAGAGAGCTCAAACAATCGGGCTAACAGGAGCAACAGGACGGATTACCGGTCCCCATTTACATTTTGGCATTATGATTTACGGAGTTCAAACTGACCCAATCGATTTACTAACACAAATCAATAAATTATTTGATCCAAACAGAGTGTTTTAAAAAGGGTTCAATCCTTTTTCATCACCGCCCACACAAATCCGCCGAGACCAACACCCACAACAATCACCAAAAATCCCACTTGAAACCAGTCCATTGCGGTCATATTTTTCCTTTAAACATTTTTTCTGTCATCCTGAACTTGATTCAGGATCTTAGATTGCGGATCTACCCTAAAGGGCACGTGAAGTCCGCAATGACTCTGCGGTAAGCTCTTTTTCTTTCAACTGCCCACATGCGGCACTGATATCCAACCCTTTGGAATCACGGATAGTACACAATACTCCGTGTTTGATCAGATACTCCTGAAATGCCACCATATCGGCACGCGTCGGGCGTTGATAAGGCGACCCTTCATACGGATTAAAAAAGATTAGATTTACTTTGGACTTAATTCCGTGCAACAGCTTAACCAGTTTTTTTGCCGAAGTCAGATCATCATTTTTATTTTTGATAACCAAATACTCAAACATCACCCGTTTACGGGTATCGATAGGAAACCGCTTCACCGCCTCGATAATCGAAGCGATGTTATACGCTTTGTTCATCGGTATCAGCTCACTACGGAGTTCATCATCGACCGCATGGAGCGAGATGGCGATATGAACCCCTAAATCCATCTGACCCAGTTTATCGATTTTAGTACTTAATCCGCTCGTCGAAACGGTTTGCCGTTTCCCTGAAATAGAGAGTCCCTCTTCATCTTTGAGAATCGTAATCGCTTTCGCGAGATTGTCCAGATTATCGAGCGGTTCCCCCATCCCCATGTAGACGATATTGAGCCGTCGATGAGCAGCGAGATTATTATCCATCTTCACCGCTAACACTTGCGCCACAATCTCTCCCGCACTCAAATCACGAGTAAACCCCCCCTTGGCGGTGAGACAAAATGAACATCCCACCTTGCACCCTACCTGCGTCGAGACACACACCGTAAAGCGAGCTTCATGTTCGATGTTCCCTTCATCGTCGATGGACTCGTCTTTCATCTTGAGCCACACCGTCTCGATGGTTTTGCCATCACTGAGTTCGAAAAGATATTTAATCGTCCCATCGGTTGAACACTCTTTACGGGCGATTTTGAGGGGCATAATCTCATACTCAGATTCCAACTCTTCACGCATCGCTTTGGGGAGATTTGCCATTGTCTCAAAACTCGTCGCATACTGATGATAAATCCATCCCCAAATCTGTTTGGCGCGAAACGACGGTTTCACTAGATGTGCGAGTTCCGCTTTGGTGTAATCCAAAATAGATTTTTTAGCCATGGATTAACCCTTTTTCTTTGAGATGTTCACGAAGCAATACTTTCGCAAACCCGTGATTGGCGATAAAGTCCCGATGAGCATTGGCATCGCAATAGTTGGTGATACAAAAAACACCCCCAGCAGGGATACCGAAAACCTGAGCCACCCGCATAACACTAAAAAACTCCATGTTTTCAATCCCCATCCCCAATGCTCTCATTTGCTCCATCGCCCTCTCACTCGTGGTGATGTAGTTGGAGCAGTTGACGATAACATCTTTGACGTTTTCAGTTTGCGCAGAAACGACGTTATCGATAGGGGTATAGGCACTTTTGTCCAAAAATCCTAACTCGATGTTAGCCGCTGTTTTAGACTCGATAATGTCGTTGATTTTATGTTCACCATAACTCCCCGCACTCCCGACGAAGAGGAGAAATTCGGGTTTGTGAACCAAACAGTGTCGCGTGAGATTGATCGCACTGTCAATCAGCCCCACCCCTATCGGTATCGCAAAATCAAACGTTTCGTTATTGCCGGCACAGAGAATCATCACACACCTTATTATTTAGTAAATCGAAGAATACTACTTTTAGATTTAGACCTTGATTTGATTCACAAGTTGATTGGTTAAAGTAATGGAAATGGTTTCCACTCACTTCTTTGTTTTTTGGATAGATCAGATACATATCTTTGCATTGCTCGTATTTTGTGCCATAAGCATAAAGCTGATACATATCACTTTGACTCACACCGTTATTGGTTTTTACCTCGTCTAAAATTTTCCATTTTGTATCGGCGATAATCATCTGTCCATCGTGATAAATAACGATGTCGGGTTTGAGTCTGAATTTCCCCGAACCGTTTTCATATGCCAAATGGTGTGTTTTATCCTGAGTAGTGATGTGCTCATACTGTCGGCGCAAATACGCCGCTACATAGCTTTCAAATAGTAAATTCATATCAAATAAAAGTGCGAATGAAAGATCATTCCCTTTGTAGGGACTAAAGCTATTGTTTTCTAAAAATGTTTTGCACCAAATCAAAACTTGCTCATAATCCCTCATCTGCCGATTGAGTTTTACTTTAGAGAAATCGGTTTTAAAATCCACTGACGGCGCAATAGAATCGAATACAAACAAAAATTCTCGAATCCGTTGTTGATTACGATTGGATGTGGATCGCTTGTAGAGGTATTGCAATGAGCTTTTAATTAGCCGATTTTCGACACGATCACTGCTAAACTCTTCATATTCAACAAAAAATCGCTCTTTGTGGATAAAGTTTTGTTTAATATGCTCTCCCATTTTGAGCTTCCCTTTAAGAAAGGGGAGATTCTCTTCACGGGCTAGATAGTCACTCTTAATCCCACGCTGGATAAGTTTGGCAAGCTCATCCAAAAACATTGTGATAAATATCTCAAACAGAGGCATTTTAGCACTCTGCAAATGTGCCGAATTAAAACTCCGAAAAGGTGAGTTTCTGAGTGTCCGAAGCATTTTAAATAAAATCTCTTTTGCTTGTTTAGGGTCATCATTTTGGAAAATTTTAGGGAGAATTTCGATAGTTGTACCGTCTTTGGTTTGGATCACTCCGACAAAATTTTGAGCCTGCAAAACTTTTCCAAACCCTTTTTTGGTGGTGAGTTTGAGATATTCGGCGGTTGGCTCGTTTTCGAGTACGAATTTTTCAATCGCTTCAAAATTTTGGGGTGTGATATAGTGAGGTTTTAGTTCATCTTTGTATTGTAAGAAGTCATACTCTTTTATTATCATGATTGAAGTTTTGTGTAATCAAAACTCTCTTTAATCGAATAGATGCGTTTTTCATCTTCAAGATATTCATCGGGTTTGTAATCGAAAATATCCGATTTCACTTCGATTTTATCAATAAATCCATCCCCTAACACCATGCGAATTTTTTCCCAATCGTCGTAAAAATATTCCTGTAAAAGAGGGAAAATCTTGTTACGCATCACATTGTCTAAATCGACTTTGCTCTTAACATCAATAAAGTAAGCGTGTCCTATCGTGTGATCCCGATCATAGAGATATTCGACACGTTGATTGATTTTTGAGAGAATTTTTTTCAACTCAATCCCCTCGATCATGCTGTCATTTAGCGTTTCCAAGTCGGGCATCATCTCTTCGAAATGAAACCGTCGGCGTAATGCCGTATCCATCAGTGCGATACTACGATCAGCCGTATTCATAGTTCCAATGATATAGAGGTTTTGAGGAACACCAAACTCTTCATTACTATAAGGGAGTTGGAGCTTGATCGCTTCATCCGCACCGATACGCTTACTCGGTTCGATCAGAGTGATAAGTTCTCCGAAGATTTTGGAAATATTCCCGCGATTGATTTCGTCGATGATAAGAATATAGTTTCGTTTTTCTTGATCTTTCTTAAACAAATTACTTTCATCGCTAATCTCTTTCCAATCGGTATAACCGTTTGATTGTCTTCCAAGAATCACCGAAGATGCTGCACTCATACTTTGGAAAATATAATCCTCTTCCATGATATAAAACTCTGCTTCTTCTTTTAATTTAGCATGTTCTAACAGTTTGTTTTTCAGTGCAACGTAGTTGTAATTTTCAAATGATGCGGCTTGACCTTTACGGATTTTTGAGCCTTTTAATACTCTGTAGGTGCTAGCATCTTCTTCGATCATTTCGGCTTGAATATTCAATGTTTTAGCATGAAGAGAAAATTTTCGTTTGTTAGCAACAGGATTACTGTGTTTGGTGTAATTTTCCAGTGAATTTTTAGACATTCTTTTAAAAATACCGTCTTTAACGGCGTAAATCATCTCTTCGCCGTCTTCATTCCCCTCTTCTCCGACAGGTATGGCTCTGATCCCTTCGACAAACTCTTCATACCCGTAGCTTTGATGAAAAGTGACAAACTCGATTTGTCCTGATTTTCGATACTCTTCAAATTTGGATTTAGCCTCTTTTCGCTCACTGGGAACATTTCCATCAATAATCGCTAACGCTTTGGTGATTGTGTTATAGGTTTTTCCTGTACCGGGAGGACCGTAGAGGATCTGGTTAAGATGTATGATTTTTGATAAAGACTGCTTCTCTAAAGGAATAGTTAAATCACAATGACTTTGGATATATTGGTGAATCGCTTCAAATAAAGTTATCCTACCATCTTCTCTTCCTAAAGTTTCATTCCCTCTCCAGCCTTCAAATAAAAACTTGTATAAATTGTCTTTTGTTATAGCCTCATAAGTTTCTTTTTCAGTATTAAAAACAATCTTATAATTGCCGTTTTCTTGTTTGACTAGATTAATACTTGTCCCTCTTTGTGTTTCAAGAGGTAATCTGTCACTATTTTCTTGTATTGCTCGATCTAAACATGAGCATATCAAATCAAATTTTTCTTTATTTATCATAGATTGCCCTTCTAAAATATTCAAAACGTATTGATACAATTGTTGATTATTATTCAGAACATAATTAACGGTAGAGCTTTTTAATCCATGAGCTACAAGGTTTTCAAATTGTAGTAAATTTGCTTTTTCCTCATCAATTTTTGTAATCAAGTCCAGTCTAATCGTTTCATCGTTAATTTCACTGATTTGCATAATATACTCAATGCGAAAAACACCCTTTGAGATATATATCAGAACCTTTTGACCTATTTTAGGACTTCCGATACTTTTTCTACTCCAATCATAATATCCCTGATGTTCTATTGTCGGTCTAACATCTCCCCATTCACCTTTTGGGTTATGAGTTATGACGGCTATTTCTTCCATGGATTTTGCCTTTATTAAGAATCTTTTACTTCACTTCACCCAATATCGTCATCGTAACACTTAACAATCCATCAATCTCATTCGCACAAATTTCATAAATGGTTTCAGCATCGAGATCAAAATAGTGATGTGACAAAATATCTCTAACCCCTTTGACTTGTTTCCACGGTATTTGGGGATATTTTTCCAATAGCTGAAAATCAGTGAGCTTATCGACGTTTTTAAAACCCTCCCCGATGGCGATCAAACGCATCGAGATGCTGTCGAGTTTTTCAAGCCCATGTTCATCTTTGAGAAAATCATCCGAACTTTTGATACTTTGAAATCGTTGTTGGATGAGTTTTAACGAGGTGATAATATCTTCGAGGGTAGAGCGCAGTATCAATAGTCGATCATTGTGCATAGATCACATCTTTTTTAATCATCTCTAAAAAAAGAGGTTTCATGTGTTTGTGTTCACGGACAATGTCCACTTTTTTGTGCAGATCATTTTCAATCTGTTCTTTAATCGCGACCATATCGAATAATGAGGGTTTCATTTTAACAAAAATATCGATGTCGCTCTCCTCTTTTGCTTCGTCACGTGCGTAACTTCCAAACAGCCCTATTTGCTCGACATCGTATTTGGTTTTGAACTCTTGAAAATGTTGAAAAAGGTAGTCTAAAATATCTGACTTTTTAATCGTTGTCAT contains these protein-coding regions:
- a CDS encoding protein-glutamate O-methyltransferase CheR, whose protein sequence is MGYLLTGVDFTKMSEYIYRKTGIFLEAEKHFEKLAKYIDTRAKVIKADSFRKYFYTLRFEDKEGHEFQALMNAVTVNETYFYREKEQFEVLVNRILPELHESREKPSSIRILCAPCSTGEEPYSVILHLLEEGCLIEERDIEVVGVDIDSNVIAKANAAKYSERSVHAVPSSILAKYFKKHPFGYDLIKDLHGTVDFKVANVFDKNHMRQLGKFDIIFSRNMLIYFDDASRKEVAMTFYDMLNIGGYVLLGHAEYMSRITSVFTAKKIDSTLIYQK
- a CDS encoding HEAT repeat domain-containing protein, with translation MALIKKHTAPVAQKFPDLVSLEDAIRFYQESAGDLDAQRYATDNIALFEGGGIKLVSLMSDDPRIDKDMASYISSLLTAMEPDRAPIEAIMGLLSVRNAYIRNLGITTLQSYGEAIRYYIVKFLIGDDRDLRIFAINVLGDVNFAESREMLVELLESELDINVASTAVDYLSEIGEIGDIPLLESIKERFHDPYIDFAVDTTIKAIRG
- the cheB gene encoding chemotaxis-specific protein-glutamate methyltransferase CheB — its product is MKKVLIADDSALVRKQLSEIIAELDFEIHTARNGEEAIKMAIETQYDVITMDINMPVTDGLTAVRRIMEERPTPILMISSLTTESAGITMEALDAGAVDYIAKPGTMNVGRNENREDILSKVKSLSRIPPRRLKSVARRPIQRERPLSVREKVRGTHAVSDEVTKVLLIGASTGGPGLIEKICVALPAGFPYAVCVVQHMPEQFTAAFATRLDRVSTLPVVETKDHLELANGVIFLARGGVHLHFAKKVTGKIVVREEKNKNNRYFQPSVDEMFEGALNVFSGDQITAVLLTGIGDDGADGMVKIKKAGGFTIGESEETATVYGMPKEAFERGGVSQQLPFPKIVRSLQILR
- a CDS encoding chemotaxis protein CheW: MPIEEILIIRHAGNPFGLSTVFIEQILRVPDISPLVLSPIEVCGLCVVGGNISTLLDLNRLLGFTPCSGVEAKNRIITLNGPFHGIAFLVDEVSVSVSVEPSSVEYADNSDDCILAIVHVNDELIQVVDIEAALHRIQKVGAMPRSVGDKKRFDAIQSSREDDYQRYVVFRMGNEEYAIKIDQLSEILNTNTPITPILGANFEIEGMISLREELILVADLRRYFQYETQSNDKNRIIILERNGKTLGTIVDEIVDIREFSNSELDLRNDDENHIAGVARYKEEIISLIGAELVDTLIARNEEFIPLNGSHVDDERNKEIMEVVIFTLGEEEYAFPIEEVAEIIDRIPLTPVFNGPDLVEGVINIRGQIITIGSLYKRLGINPFIDHDQKIMICQGNIGFFVNSVSDVLGIRESEIHPDESGESIFSNVLSLNNGERLILLFNKEISKLIGVER
- a CDS encoding methyl-accepting chemotaxis protein, with the translated sequence MALVRRSDSASLSMNGSVGPEKRRQRTLAKQQQISESIAGIATTILDNAQESVSAIEQLKSSMEQIATAAEENSGASEQALKNVRAISSNITRMTSSIDTVISSTLAAGENIVSSVGTINASVDRMAKAVHVAKVSSKKSEELKLSSENIGEAVGFIAKIADQTNLLALNAAIEASRAKEHGKGFAVVADETRALAGESEKNAEFISRLVNKIQESIDGIIKSINRTTNIIEQTGGRGSALSQKMEELTKIATYSVESARSMSGYTQSLSNSITFINDGSKEIADASGEIAKSVEKTLNSIEMQSNSLIQTEEDIKELNNLSEELKYSTDTMKSAEEIAASADAISSSMEDIQMSLKEVTTGLNQIESASQATNHSAIANKELFESGVSASKDIAKLIEIVRRNFDLLKISFADVKGQIIGIGDDFTASMNEGGSASSELNVIIKETRNVDKTVGSISKSIVQLNMLAISGSIEAARAGDFGKGFAVVSSDIRNLAKDSESNTEKINDTIESMNAEIDTVRTEWLKLLVNQELEKEQITALVTEIDKITAMLVDLLDRFTGLKSINDQNIEGLNQGLIGISEIQKAVELSARNAQESRKASELIIETVNHISEGVEELAVMADELQQG
- a CDS encoding PAS domain-containing protein, which encodes MVKPEEKTQNNRLMFMDDGEVMYDELYLLSETDEKGIITYANDSFYNVAGWGKDDLVGQPHNVIRHPDMPRAAFRSLWHDIQEKGFWTGMVKNARKGGGFYWVYATVMRSIDKNGNIKYASIRIKPTRDEIKKAEALYANWE
- a CDS encoding M23 family metallopeptidase; translated protein: MKLLFSLYLSIASLLALEVGNGKSILIPTTAAIGYIQEGNSTFPLLPHPLSLTQGFAIVPIDYYTHPTLDTLTWVTSDDNLSIELNIINAPYPIEVLTVDNSKVSPPTEVLQRIAEEKAEAEKIYNTITSARYWNKPFIRPLDSNTTSEYGSARTYNGTLKSYHGGVDFRARTPLPILATNAGVVVLAKDRYYAGGTVIIDHGEGLYSCYFHMSRFDVKVGDRIERAQTIGLTGATGRITGPHLHFGIMIYGVQTDPIDLLTQINKLFDPNRVF